One segment of Theobroma cacao cultivar B97-61/B2 chromosome 9, Criollo_cocoa_genome_V2, whole genome shotgun sequence DNA contains the following:
- the LOC18589064 gene encoding HD domain-containing protein 2 isoform X2, whose protein sequence is MGSGSRVFPCRASSLAFLVPSFTSSTRLSFKSLLTRTSRSPSASTLHRMASSSNSSVTNGGNINPPAASSSSDGAPAVAPAVAAAAAATPSSASSAIDFLSLCHRLKTTKRAGWVRRDVQNPESIADHMYRMGLMALIASDIPGIDRDKCVKMAIVHDIAEAIVGDITPADGISKAEKSRREREALDHLCKLLGGGSRAKEIEELWMEYEENSSSEAKIVKDFDKVEMILQALEYENEQGVDLDEFFRSTAE, encoded by the exons atggggAGTGGGAGCCGCGTGTTTCCCTGTAGAGCCTCCTCACTAGCATTCCTAGTCCCCTCTTTCACTTCCTCAACTCGACTCAGCTTCAAGTCATTGCTCACCCGCACCTCTCGCTCACCGTCTGCCTCTACACTTCACCGAATGGCTTCGTCATCTAACTCTTCCGTCACCAATGGTGGCAATATCAATCCTCCAGCCGCCTCCTCTTCCAGTGACGGGGCTCCGGCTGTGGCTCCGGCTGTGGCTGCGGCTGCGGCTGCCACTCCTTCCTCTGCTTCCTCTGCTATCGATTTTCTCAGTCTCTGCCACCGTCTCAAg ACGACGAAGAGAGCAGGTTGGGTGCGGAGAGATGTACAGAATCCAGAATCAATCGCTGATCATATGTACCGTATGGGATTAATGGCTTTAATTGCTTCTGATATCCCCGGAATTGATAGGGATAA gtgTGTTAAAATGGCAATTGTTCATGATATCGCCGAAG CCATTGTTGGCGATATTACCCCAGCAGATGGTATTTCTAAGGCTGAGAAGAGTCGAAGAGAGCGGGAAGCCTTGGATCATTTGTGCAAATTACTTGGTGGAGGGTCAAGAG CGAAAGAAATAGAGGAATTATGGATGGAGTATGAAGAAAATTCTTCCTCAGAAGCCAAAATTGTCAAAGATTTTGACAAG GTGGAGATGATACTTCAAGCCTTAGAATATGAAAATG AACAAGGGGTGGATTTGGATGAGTTTTTCCGGTCAACTGCTG AATAG
- the LOC18589064 gene encoding HD domain-containing protein 2 isoform X1, producing the protein MGSGSRVFPCRASSLAFLVPSFTSSTRLSFKSLLTRTSRSPSASTLHRMASSSNSSVTNGGNINPPAASSSSDGAPAVAPAVAAAAAATPSSASSAIDFLSLCHRLKTTKRAGWVRRDVQNPESIADHMYRMGLMALIASDIPGIDRDKCVKMAIVHDIAEAIVGDITPADGISKAEKSRREREALDHLCKLLGGGSRAKEIEELWMEYEENSSSEAKIVKDFDKVEMILQALEYENEQGVDLDEFFRSTAGKFQTDVGKALASEIASRRKQQ; encoded by the exons atggggAGTGGGAGCCGCGTGTTTCCCTGTAGAGCCTCCTCACTAGCATTCCTAGTCCCCTCTTTCACTTCCTCAACTCGACTCAGCTTCAAGTCATTGCTCACCCGCACCTCTCGCTCACCGTCTGCCTCTACACTTCACCGAATGGCTTCGTCATCTAACTCTTCCGTCACCAATGGTGGCAATATCAATCCTCCAGCCGCCTCCTCTTCCAGTGACGGGGCTCCGGCTGTGGCTCCGGCTGTGGCTGCGGCTGCGGCTGCCACTCCTTCCTCTGCTTCCTCTGCTATCGATTTTCTCAGTCTCTGCCACCGTCTCAAg ACGACGAAGAGAGCAGGTTGGGTGCGGAGAGATGTACAGAATCCAGAATCAATCGCTGATCATATGTACCGTATGGGATTAATGGCTTTAATTGCTTCTGATATCCCCGGAATTGATAGGGATAA gtgTGTTAAAATGGCAATTGTTCATGATATCGCCGAAG CCATTGTTGGCGATATTACCCCAGCAGATGGTATTTCTAAGGCTGAGAAGAGTCGAAGAGAGCGGGAAGCCTTGGATCATTTGTGCAAATTACTTGGTGGAGGGTCAAGAG CGAAAGAAATAGAGGAATTATGGATGGAGTATGAAGAAAATTCTTCCTCAGAAGCCAAAATTGTCAAAGATTTTGACAAG GTGGAGATGATACTTCAAGCCTTAGAATATGAAAATG AACAAGGGGTGGATTTGGATGAGTTTTTCCGGTCAACTGCTG